AGAAACCCTACAGCCGATGTACACATAGACATGCCTGCAAACTCCAGGTCAcgcaaaaaaaaaaaggttaaaaatcACTTTTTTTCCCCAAGGGCCTTTGTTAAATAACGTTGAACTCCTCACAAAGCCAAACGGACTCACTTGTATGTTCCGATGCCGTGCATCTTCCCTTCTTTCCAGTGGCCTTGATAGTGGTCGTTCAGGTTCAACGTCTTGCTGGGCATAACGTAATCTCCAAAACTACGACCCATAAACAAATAGCAGAACAATGAGAAATGCCTTTATTTCTGACTACGGTGATTGACACATTGATTTATTGATCGATTTACACTGACTGACCCATCCTCCAGTCCGTTCTTGAATGTCCCCGTGTAAATTCTCCCATCAAGCCACTTCACCATACCCCTGGAAACAAGGACACATACACAACAAGTCAGCGCTTTCCTACAACCCCTCAATTTTCAATTCATTGTGACTGTACGGAAGTGGAACCAGAAGTACCAGGTCCTGATTCCCTCCTTCCCCAGCCAGACCCACCTCCCATTGGGCTTGCCGGCCAGCCAGCGGCCCTCGTAGATGGCCTCCTTCAGACGGCTGTCCTTGTAGAAGGTGTAGGAGGCGGTCCGGGAGATGGGAGGCTCCGCTCTCTGCCCTGCCCCTGAGCCTGACTGCCCCGCCCCACTCATGGCCTGGTCCACCGCCTGGTTGATGGAGCGCAGCCACTTGGCCTGGAGAACACAGGTCGGTTAATAGTCATATTGAAGTGAATTTAGTTGAACTTAATGGGTCGTTACACTTCCTGTCACCACACGCTCCACAAACAGAACCCAACTAGGCAGCTTTACAAGAACCTACAAAGACACAACCACTACATACTTGTAACCTGAGCAGGTGAGTAGTGAAGCCTGGCTATTGGCTAGTGGCCTACCTTCTCCATGGAAGAACAGGCCAACAGGGTGAAGGTCTCCTCAGGTGAGATCACCTTCAGTCCATGCCTGGATGGAACATAGCACAGCTCAGCTGAGGCAGCGTttccccaaactcggtcctggggaccccaaggggtgcactttttggtttttgccctatcactacacagctgattcaaatgatcaaagcttgatggtTAGTTGAATCAGCTTTGTAGTGCTTGgggaagaaaaaaacatgcaCCCTTTGGTGTCCCCAGGCCCAAGTTTGTGAAACCCTGAGCTAAGGGGTCAATAACACACCAGTTAAACACTGATTGGGCAGATAGGGTGATTGACAGACTCACAGGCCAGTGTTCTCCTCCGGGATGGGCTCGACCCACAGTGTGGCCAATGGGAAGACGTGGTGGGTGGAGAACTGCAgaagaggaagggaagagagagacatcAATATGCCGATATACTCAGCTACAGATAGAGTACACTGGTTCAACAGCCAGGGAAGTAGTCAGGGCACTGGAGCTAACACAGTCACATGACCTAGGAGATGCCAATATGCATGGCACACGGAGAGGCAAGGGCGACAGGGCACGAGGCAGGCCGACAGACAGCACACAAGGTGGAACCGACGGGGACTAAAAACACTCACTACGTCGtcaaaaacacaagaaaatgttCTCCTTGGAATTAAACATAAATCAAAAAGGAACAGAAACTGTTTGAGAGAAGTGAACCTGAGACAGCTGATCCTCACGTGTTGTGTCACATGGTTTCAGAGTAATGATAACTAAGGCTCCAAATAGCAAAAACTAAAAATGGGCCAGAAGGCATCTTAGTTAGATAACCAAGACGCACACGTTGGGAAGACCCGATAACGTCAGTCTTAACTTTTTTAGATTTGTGTTTATATTGACGTCTGTAAGCAGAGTCAACGTGTTGCTATGACTACAACGAGGTCATAGAAGTAGGCAATATACTACAGAGAGCCTTAGTTATTAAAGGTATCAGCTCAGCTTTAAAAACACAGTATCCTGAGGCTAGCATCAGAGGGCAGGGGGCACTGGGCTCGGCTGAGGAGAAGCTGCACACTGTAGAGTGGTGTACAGAACCCGCTCTGGGGCTCCTGATGTTCAGGAGCAGTTGTATTAGTTAAAGCCTGAGGGAGAAGGCAGAGAAGGTAAATAACCACCATTCTTTACTCTTTACTGTGAGCTTCAAGAAATCGAGGCTTATTCCAGCCAGGTGTTAGTACACCATATGTGCATGAAGAAGATCAGaaaaactgtctgtctgtgtgggtgttaTTTTAAGCTGTGAAGCCGGTGTTTGTGGTTTAGGACAGGCAGAAGGTGCCTAAAGAGCTGCTACATCAAACCTACGTCCTAAGCCAAGCCCTGGCCACACAGGGGCGCTGCATTGACTAGGGGTCAgtacactggctgctgctgcatACTTACAAGGCTTTTATAGGGAACCACGCCCTGATAggacaaagacaaacacacaacTTGATAGGAGTCAGTCAACACACCAGATATATTCATATCAAATGCTCTAAGGGTGTTAaactaataaaataaaaaaaatagtgaATGAAAGAACGAACGAACTGAAAGGACATTGGCACCTTTGTAAGAGCCAGCTGTAAGAGCTGTGAAAAGCTGCGTTTACCTGAGCGTGGACGAGTGCATCGTTGAAGAGGATGAACCAGTTGACAGAGAACCTTCCAGAGTTCTGTAGCGTCAGGGCCTTGTTACTGCTCTCACAGATCAGCCTCCGGCGGGGATTACGCAGGGAATCCTAGAACAGGATCGCCAGGTGAAATGGGATAAGAGGTTGGTAAACTGGAGATTTTGGGCTGAATAAAAGCTCTTATACCCATTTCACACTATGGAGCCAAACCGAACCAAGCTGTACTGTGGTGGCCTGGTTATAaatccaccatagttgctggaaccatgcttgaaaggacaatgtgaaaagaaaatatctGAGCGAGCACAGTATGGTTGGCATTGGCTCAATAGTGTGAATCTGGCACTGATTACTGTGGTCAAACCAACTGACCAGGCCACTGACCGTCATCTTGCCAGGGAAGCTCTTCCAGAAGTGGTATGTGTACTctgcctccttcctcctcctcttcagatgaagagccAGGGCCTCAAACTTAGAGCAGCCATCCTGCAGCTTCTGGTAGTCCACTGagctctagagagagagagacacacaaggAAGTGAGAGTATGTATGAAGGTGTGtgagcatgcgtgtgtgtgtgtgcgcacgcccCGGTCCTAGTTCCTCCACGTACCACCTCGAAGCAGGTTCCCAGTTTGAGCAGCAGCCTGCCATACTCGTGAAGGTGTCTCATGGGCAGGTAGAAGAGAGTCACCAACAGGTCACTCAGAGGAATGTTCTCCTCGCTGGACTCTGCCAGCCGCTGCAACAGCTCTGGACACTTCCCAAAGAATTCTCTGAGCAGAGGAACAGAAGAtggtggaggggatggagggaggaggatggggaagagaggagagatggaaaaggAAATAAGAGACTTCCTGTTTTAATTCAGTTAAAAGTATGAGAAGGGTAATTCAGTCGCTCTTAGTTGAAGCCTTGATGAAGAAACACATTGGTTTATGATTAAGCAATatggcacctcgggggtttgtggtatatggccaatataccacggctaagggctgttcttatgcatgacgcAACACGGAGTCCCTGGATACAgcccatataccacaaacccccgaggtgccttattgctattataaactggttaccaacgtaattagaacagtataaaaaaatatgttttgtcatacccgtggtattgtcagccaatcagcattaagGACTCGAACCACCCGTTTCATAATTAAAAACAATCCATAAGAATTAATCCTTTGACTTTTCCCTTTCCAATTAAAGCTGCATGAGCTTCCTGAGTCTCGTGTGCAGAATTATGAGGCATCAAACAGCTGTCCTCTGACACAGGCCTAGTTCAATGTTAATAATAATGAGCACACAGGCCTAGGTCAATGTTAAGGATAATGAACATATAGTATTATGGGCACGCAAATGGTAAGGATAATAAGCTAGGGCTGCTAGATGTCCTAGTGTGTGTACACTCACAGCGAGGGCTTGGCCAGAGCCTGGAAGCCCCCCATCACCAGGAAGTTACCCACAGAGCAGCAGTACCTGGCAGGGAGCGAGGAGGGGGAAGGAACGGAAAGAGAGGTCATTATACGCGCAGAACTGCATGTAAAACAACCTATTAAAAACCAGTGGGAGTGTCAGACATTGTGCGTCTGTGTACACAACTGTACATACTCATTGTATGTGTCCAGGAAGATGCTGGCATGCTCCAGCATAACCAGGCTTTTAAACTCCCGGCGGCGGCGCAGGTTGGCGGTGAGGGAGGCAGAGTGCTGGCCAGTCAGGTGACATAGGTGGCTATAACACCTCGCCAGGCTCCGTAGCAGCACTGTGGACGCCGGGCCTAGAGCTGTACTCAACGACTCTGAGGGGTAGACGGAGAacacatcccacacacacacacctgttaacAAACACATCCAACAGAATCCAACCTAATACTTACTAATTTACTCTATTCCAGCACACGGTTAACCAAAAGTTACAGGTATAACATTTAACAAAATGTAAGCTTTATGCCAGATCTTTTTGAACGCAGACCGTTCACTTTTGTTTTTGATTGGATAATGGTTACCATTATAATAAAACtcatccttccttctctctctccctaacctctGACCCATGGCCTCTGTCCAGCGGAGCTGTAGCGGCAGCAGTAGTCCTCACCCAGGTCCAACAGAGGGCGCAGTATGTGGTTCTTCACAGAGCTCAGCTTGCAGTAGAACTTCCTCTCGGCAGTAGCCAGCTCGTGGAGGCTGGCGGTGAAACCCATGACGCTGCGGTCGGCTAGCGCCACGCAGCTCTGGCCCCCCGCAAACACGCCGCTCACGTAGCCCAACTAAAACACAGatacacaaacccacacacaccaccGTCAGGCCAAATGTCAGTTGAAATCACAAAGCAGATGCTGACTACACTAAAAACGttcagtacagtgtgtgtgtgtgtgtgtgtgtgtgtgtgtgtgtgtgtgtgtgtgtgtgtgtgtgtgtgtgtgtgtgtgtgtgtgtgtgacccactACTCACGTTCATGCAGAAGGGGAGCAGCACTGGTTGCTGGGTGTAGCTGTACCCTTCTGTCTGGTCCTGGGGTGCGTCCTGCGCCCCCTCTCTGACCTGCTGTCCGCTATAGTAAAGGATGGGCTGGTAACAGTCCCCATCGGCCAGGAGGAGGGTGTGCTGCGCCCCCGCACCCACGTCCCATACACGGATCCCCTCAGACAGCTACAGGGTCACACCAGGGACAAACAGAGCAGATCAGATCACCGTACATACAGCCTTTTGTGTTGCCCTAGGCTTCTACAACTCggtggccttgtggttagagtgtccaccccgagattggaaggttgggagCTCGATCCCCGgccgagtcataccaaagactgtagAAATGGGACCTGACGCGTCTCTGCGTGGCAATCAGCTTTAAGGAGATAGATTGGAGGGGAGGCTCTGCGATAGACTAGTgttctgtccagggggtgtatttATATATCAAGCTGCAGATAAAGGAGATATGAACAGTTGCGTCTCGCACACGCCAAGGTTACTCACGCTTATACAAACAGTCCTGCACAAATGCaatagctatatatatatatatcctatgATTTGCGATCACTGTAAGCAGTGGAGGGTGCTTTCCATTGAGACTCACACcaggttgtctcctgtgttttaTGTTAAGGTAGTCTTATTGTTTCCATCAGGAGACTTGTGGcgagcagaatcaacaacctccGCTTCATTCAGGACCGGTTGCTTCGTGAGAAGGTGTTCaagttcacagttagccattgttagttAAATTAAAATCCCAAAAGAACCCAGGGCCTTGCCTTGGTGCCAAGTCAGAGCAGGGCCGCTGAGCCATCTGCCCAGTGAGACGCGGGAGCCGGCGAGcgtagatggaaacagaaaagtctCAGCCTTTCGGGGTAAAACACTGGGATAAATCCCCAGTGGAAATGTGGCGTTATTGTTCTACGACGGAGAGTGCTTTAATCGCTGTTGCAGAGTTTATTCATGTGGGTATATAGGTTAGCAGTGTTTCTCCTAAGATTGTTTTCAGCAGCGGTGGCAAAGGTAGCGGGGAGCCAAAGAACACCCCTCGCATGCATTGCCCAGCGGCGGGGCGTCGCTGCTGAATGAATAAAGGAGGAACACTGGGTTAGTGTGTGGTAAAGATGACTGTATGAGCAACATTTTCCTCAATTAAAGAAACACACTCTTACCGTGGCAAGGCGAGGGATAGTAGTAGGAGACGCCATGTGTCCCAGCTGGCCAGAGCTGTTACTACCCCAGGAGAAGACcttgaacacacacaaacaaatgttCACACAGTTGGGAGGAATCCCTCAGACTCAGATTCCCATGAGGAGTGATAATGTAGTTCCTGACCTGGGACTGTGCAGTCAGGGCCAGGGAGTGATGTGCCCCAGCAGCCACAAGCACCACCTCCTTACTGCTCAGACACTTGATGCACAGTGGCTGCAGCCTGCAGGTCAGAAACACCTCTCAGTCAACAACCAGGGCCAAAGcatttcagagtaggagtgctgatctaggatcaggtccggcctgtccatgtaatcttatttaTCTCAAAAGCcaaacagatcctagatcagattCAGTGCTCATACTCTGATGCTTTACTGGTCTACACAACTGTCAATCATGGTTCTCATCCCCCAGCCCTCGGTGATTGATGTAGAGTGGACACTGACCTGGGGAGGTTGTCCCCATGGCCTAGCTGGCCCTCCTCGCCCCGCCCCCAGCTCCACACCTCGGTCTGCAGGGAGGGGAGCAGCTCCCCCGCCTCTGGGAGCCCTCCCACAGGGGTGAGGGGCACCGCTCGCACCCTGGGCCGGCTGGCCCTCCGCAGCAACCTGGGGGACACTACAGATGGAGACAGACCCATATGTTTCTTAAAAATTGTACATTTTCTACGCTTCCTCTCAAACCATGTTCAGTTCCAGCGGTCAACTGAAGTTAATGTTACGGATGAAGTCCTCTCTGTTCCACAGGTGAGTGTAAACAACTGTAAAGAAATGCTCAGGATGACTGGTTTAGTCATGGAGTGATCTTCATCTACTCTGGAAATACAAAACATTTCTAAGCCCCTGCAATAAACCAGAAACACAGCATTCTCCAGACGACGAGGCATCGAGCCCAGCCGGAGCCAGGTCCCGTACCACAGTAAGAGTATGAGAGGGACTGTTAATGaggacagacagaccgagacgTCACTGGGGAGGCGTGAGTTAGTTGCTCCCATAGAGACAGCCATCTGCCAGCCCACAGAGAGAACCATCTGCCAGCCCACAGAGAGAACCATCTGCCAgcccacagagagagagccatCTGCCAGCCCAGAGAGAGCCATCTGCCAGCCCAGAGAGAGCCATCTGAGAGCTGTCTGTCCCCTTCTTGGCTGCAGCAGGGAGCTAATAATAATCATTTGGTGGGTGTTTtcatttgtcctgtttcacaagACATGTACAAGCGTGTATTATACCCATGTGTCAAATTATTTTCTTGCATATCCAAAATCCCCTTCAGACACCCTCGGAGAGCTAGGGACAAATCCTACCTTTCAGCTGTCACCCTACCTAAGTGACAATAGAAGATTCCTCCGTTACTGCAGGCCCTACCACTGCGACTGTGTTTCCCAAGCGATTATTAGGCCATCTtgccctctccacccccccccccccttctccctcaccctctctcccgcACAGATAAAAAAAATCACACCGACTTCCTcagctctctccttccctcacagACTTTCCCTTCTTCTCCATCTTATTCTctcaccctcccctctccttcttattctctcaccctcccctctccttccatccctccctctctctctctccttcctgcaaCCCGTCTGGTTAAGTCCTCACATTAATATGGCCTCACATTCCTCTATGGCGGAGTGCTTTAATCTCAGAACAAAAACCACCGTTCACTGACTGTAACCCACataatgttacacacacacaacgttACACACACAAGAGCCATGAAACACCACACCGAGACAAATGGTGAGCCTTCACAGCAATCCCAAACATACTGCATAGTACTGTAGTTCAGATGGACGTTCGATATGTTCGCAGGCTGGATAAGtggggacacacacacgcatacttaCACATCAGAGTATAGGAGGAAGATAAGAAGGATAAGAGGCGATGAGCAGAGGAGGAGGATAAGAGACGAACAGCGTATCTACCCTGAGAGAGGAGTCCAGGCAGAGAGAGACGTCGACTCAGGCCCTCGGCTTCCTCCTCACGGATATCCCCCGTGCTGCAGCTCTTCTTCCCCTGCATGGACTCTTCCAGACGCACCCGCTCCTCCGCGGGTCCCCCTGGAAACCCCCCGGGTACTCCACCGGGTACTCCTGCTACACCCACAACCCCAGGGTAGTAGTAGTTAATCATCTTCTTCAGGGACAGAGCCTCGTAGGTGGAGACCACTCTCTCGCCCACGGCGGAGGCACAGGATGAGACCAGGCTGTTGAGGGCAGAGCTGGTGGTCACTGGCATGACCCCGGggatgaggtcagaggtcaggaggTCAAGGCTATCTGCTGGGGGCTGAAACAAACACAGGGTGCATTAGGCAACACACAAAAGAAAACTGACAGAAACAGGAAGACTTCCTGGACCTATAAGAAAGGCACATTTTAGTTTTCCTTaataaaaatgttttaccttTGCGTGCcttaatgaacacgacccaggaaACACAGCGTGACAGCTCATTGTCACTTTTCAAAGACCTCAAACTACAAGAAAGTCAGTGTGTCACCCACCAAGTGTGCAAAAATGGGTAGCTTCAGGCTTAAAGCATCAACTCATCACTACTAACCTGAAAACTTGCTCCTGCTATGGTCATCTTGGCAGTCTCCTCAGCCAAAGAGGTGTCAGACAGTTTCTTGAGATATTCTTTCACTGCCTGATCATCAGGGTAGGGGGAGTTCCGGGACCCTGCACCCCCCACACCTCCAACAGCTCGATCAGAGTCTGTCCCAGCAGCAGAGATGTCAGCGTCTGTGGTGGTTAAGACTTCCCCATTCTGTGCCactgtcctccccctctcataGTCTGTATGTTCTGTTATGGAGGGATGGGGACCTGGTACTGAGGCCGAGGTATGAGAGGAGAGGGGCTCTGAAGGGGAGCTCTGAAGCCCTAGTGGAGGGGACCTTCCAGGCCCCAGCCTGGCTTCTCCCTCAGCCAGCAACTCCACCCCTAGGGGGCAGTAATGACTATCTGAGATAATGACATGGTCCTCCTTGTCCGTCATGGTGTAGAGCAGCTGGTTGCACTGGCCACACTTGTCTGGCAGGGGCCGCCGGGACTCCTGAGGGGGTAGGCAACGCACCAAGGCAAGGCTGTGGAAGGCCCCACAGGCCACCTGAAGGACGTGTCTGCCCACCAGGTGCTCCACCTTTTGGGGCTTCCAAACAGGGAAGAAGGTGGTGACCAGGCCCAGCTGGCAGCCGCTGCCCCAGGCCCACACCTCGTGCTGggcagagagagcaagggagtGCTGCTCCCCGCAGGCCAGCTCCAGGACCCGGATGGTATGGGGGGGGCTGGTGTCGGGGTCCATGACAGCCACTGGAGTAGGGTTGGGGACTACAGTGAGGCTGGACAAGCCACACTGGCCGAAGGAGTTCTCCCCCCACATGTGGACCCCGCCGTCCTCGGTAAGCGCCCCGCTATGGAAGCTGCCCGCTGCCACGGCGACCACGCGCTGGCCACTGAGAGCGCTCTCTAGGACAGGCTTCAGGGGGCCCACCTCCGACACCTGGCTCTGTTTCCATGGGAACTCACCGAAGCTGTACACCTGCCCACCTAAATACATCACAACACAACATTCCAGTCATTAGACAAGAGGATCTGTTAGAAATGATTGCCAGTAGTATGTGTACATCAGTAAACAAACCCAAtgcaaaataaattaatatttTAATTATAGATCAAGCAGGCTAATCATAAATGTCAGAGTTTTGCCATTATATCAAAGTCTGTCCATTGACTCTCACCCTCCACCAGTAGAACCCCATGGCGTGTCCCCAGGGCAGCCTGCAGCACAGGCCTGGACAGGAGCACTCTCTCTGGGGTGACACTATAGGAGTAGCCCTTCCAGGTGTGGAGCAACCCTCGCTCCCCTGAACTGTCCTCCTCACCAGAGCTGGAGAACACATACAGaagtagacagtcagtcagacattGACAAGTCATGTCTCAAGGATTCTGAACAACCACACTGATAAAGCATACATTGTTTTTGAATTACCAAGACAAAACATGCCCTGGAACAGAAgttatagtagctagctagagaAACAACAAGAGCTTTGTGAGGGCATAGACTTACATGCAAAATATTATGAGTTGTCATACGATGATCACATAACATTTATTGACAACACCCTACCTAGGGGCTACACACCTTTTCCTCTGGGACTCCATCACTGAGATTTATCCATGGCAATGCTGATGCAGAGACTGGTGAAATTCAACTTGAAAAACTCCAAATCCGTTTCGAAATTCAGCCCTGTATTGAATACGGTAAACAACATTGGACACAAGACAACTTACAGAAATGACTAGCTAATGGTAACACTGCCTAACTGAACTGCATACAGACCCTACAGGTAGCTAGGTGGCTTCAAAATAACCAGCACGAGTGACGGTACGAGAAAGcttgtgttgttgttgacaggagagagagagagagattttcttTTCAAGGTTTACATAGCTAGCTGTCAATCATGCGGGAGTGACGTAAACTAGCTAACACTGACCCCCCCTATTTGAGTAGCCAgcttaactaacgttagctagatactGTTAGCTATTTATTTGATTAAATATTATTTTCAGTCCATTAGCTAATGCGTTTGCTTGAAATGACGCAACTAGCTAGGAGGATTACGTCATGCCACAATTACTAGATGCCTACAAGAGCCTTTGACAGTCTCAGTACTGTATTGACTTTGTTATAGTCTCCGTATAACTAACGTTAAATAGCAACTCGGAGCTGACATGTATCCTTCCACTTGCTCCATGTACTGTAGCTAATAACCATGTATTATGTACAATCTGAGATACAATTGTCTTTCACTTACCGGTCCCCCGACCATGTCCATTTCTTCATAAACCTgtgaaatgtacagcgactgaGTCATGCAAGggattagctggctagctaattgCTATCCTTTttattttcgctttgtcgttGTGACCACAAGTGGAACGGAAGCCGAGAGTCCTCAAAGCGTGCCTATTTTcttgcctttaaa
The window above is part of the Salvelinus namaycush isolate Seneca chromosome 7, SaNama_1.0, whole genome shotgun sequence genome. Proteins encoded here:
- the LOC120051280 gene encoding alsin-like isoform X3, whose product is MESQRKSSGEEDSSGERGLLHTWKGYSYSVTPERVLLSRPVLQAALGTRHGVLLVEGGQVYSFGEFPWKQSQVSEVGPLKPVLESALSGQRVVAVAAGSFHSGALTEDGGVHMWGENSFGQCGLSSLTVVPNPTPVAVMDPDTSPPHTIRVLELACGEQHSLALSAQHEVWAWGSGCQLGLVTTFFPVWKPQKVEHLVGRHVLQVACGAFHSLALVRCLPPQESRRPLPDKCGQCNQLLYTMTDKEDHVIISDSHYCPLGVELLAEGEARLGPGRSPPLGLQSSPSEPLSSHTSASVPGPHPSITEHTDYERGRTVAQNGEVLTTTDADISAAGTDSDRAVGGVGGAGSRNSPYPDDQAVKEYLKKLSDTSLAEETAKMTIAGASFQPPADSLDLLTSDLIPGVMPVTTSSALNSLVSSCASAVGERVVSTYEALSLKKMINYYYPGVVGVAGVPGGVPGGFPGGPAEERVRLEESMQGKKSCSTGDIREEEAEGLSRRLSLPGLLSQVSPRLLRRASRPRVRAVPLTPVGGLPEAGELLPSLQTEVWSWGRGEEGQLGHGDNLPRLQPLCIKCLSSKEVVLVAAGAHHSLALTAQSQVFSWGSNSSGQLGHMASPTTIPRLATLSEGIRVWDVGAGAQHTLLLADGDCYQPILYYSGQQVREGAQDAPQDQTEGYSYTQQPVLLPFCMNLGYVSGVFAGGQSCVALADRSVMGFTASLHELATAERKFYCKLSSVKNHILRPLLDLESLSTALGPASTVLLRSLARCYSHLCHLTGQHSASLTANLRRRREFKSLVMLEHASIFLDTYNEYCCSVGNFLVMGGFQALAKPSLEFFGKCPELLQRLAESSEENIPLSDLLVTLFYLPMRHLHEYGRLLLKLGTCFEVSSVDYQKLQDGCSKFEALALHLKRRRKEAEYTYHFWKSFPGKMTDSLRNPRRRLICESSNKALTLQNSGRFSVNWFILFNDALVHAQGVVPYKSLFSTHHVFPLATLWVEPIPEENTGLHGLKVISPEETFTLLACSSMEKAKWLRSINQAVDQAMSGAGQSGSGAGQRAEPPISRTASYTFYKDSRLKEAIYEGRWLAGKPNGRGMVKWLDGRIYTGTFKNGLEDGFGDYVMPSKTLNLNDHYQGHWKEGKMHGIGTYKYATGELYEGSFQDNMRHGHGMLRSGTLNSSSPSVFIGQWVHDKKTGYGVFDDITRGEKYMGMWQDDQRQGTGVIVTQFGLYYEGAFNNNKMQGTGVLLSEDNTTYEGEFSEDWTLNGKGVLTMPNGDYFEGSFTGEWGSGLKVTGSFFKPNLYDSDGDKGRAVKLGRLAVRPEEKWRVVFEECWMRLGCEAPGQGENQRAWENIAVALTTSRRRHRDSPEMNLSRTQNRTLESLEFIPQQHVGPVTMEKYDSIRRYLIKACDTPLHPLGWLMETLVAVYRMTYVGVGANRRLLLQAVNEIMSYLARIFQLVRFLFPDLPEEGGAIPEPSSDPQDKKDSNCADTQLESPKPGRVVSSSALLLPVLLPRLYPPLFTLYALEKEREDDVYWECVLRLNKQPDVALLAFLGVQHKFWPVSVPVLGEKTEVVSSTKDACFASATETLQQISTTFTPSDKLQVIQLTFEEITKEVMSSLEDNFLWSMDDLFPVFLYVVLRARIRNLGSEVSLIEDLMDPCVQHGEHGIMFTTLKACYYQIQHEKTT
- the LOC120051280 gene encoding alsin-like isoform X4, whose protein sequence is MESQRKSSGEEDSSGERGLLHTWKGYSYSVTPERVLLSRPVLQAALGTRHGVLLVEGGQVYSFGEFPWKQSQVSEVGPLKPVLESALSGQRVVAVAAGSFHSGALTEDGGVHMWGENSFGQCGLSSLTVVPNPTPVAVMDPDTSPPHTIRVLELACGEQHSLALSAQHEVWAWGSGCQLGLVTTFFPVWKPQKVEHLVGRHVLQVACGAFHSLALVRCLPPQESRRPLPDKCGQCNQLLYTMTDKEDHVIISDSHYCPLGVELLAEGEARLGPGRSPPLGLQSSPSEPLSSHTSASVPGPHPSITEHTDYERGRTVAQNGEVLTTTDADISAAGTDSDRAVGGVGGAGSRNSPYPDDQAVKEYLKKLSDTSLAEETAKMTIAGASFQPPADSLDLLTSDLIPGVMPVTTSSALNSLVSSCASAVGERVVSTYEALSLKKMINYYYPGVVGVAGVPGGVPGGFPGGPAEERVRLEESMQGKKSCSTGDIREEEAEGLSRRLSLPGLLSQVSPRLLRRASRPRVRAVPLTPVGGLPEAGELLPSLQTEVWSWGRGEEGQLGHGDNLPRLQPLCIKCLSSKEVVLVAAGAHHSLALTAQSQVFSWGSNSSGQLGHMASPTTIPRLATLSEGIRVWDVGAGAQHTLLLADGDCYQPILYYSGQQVREGAQDAPQDQTEGYSYTQQPVLLPFCMNLGYVSGVFAGGQSCVALADRSVMGFTASLHELATAERKFYCKLSSVKNHILRPLLDLESLSTALGPASTVLLRSLARCYSHLCHLTGQHSASLTANLRRRREFKSLVMLEHASIFLDTYNEYCCSVGNFLVMGGFQALAKPSLEFFGKCPELLQRLAESSEENIPLSDLLVTLFYLPMRHLHEYGRLLLKLGTCFEVSSVDYQKLQDGCSKFEALALHLKRRRKEAEYTYHFWKSFPGKMTDSLRNPRRRLICESSNKALTLQNSGRFSVNWFILFNDALVHAQFSTHHVFPLATLWVEPIPEENTGLHGLKVISPEETFTLLACSSMEKAKWLRSINQAVDQAMSGAGQSGSGAGQRAEPPISRTASYTFYKDSRLKEAIYEGRWLAGKPNGRGMVKWLDGRIYTGTFKNGLEDGFGDYVMPSKTLNLNDHYQGHWKEGKMHGIGTYKYATGELYEGSFQDNMRHGHGMLRSGTLNSSSPSVFIGQWVHDKKTGYGVFDDITRGEKYMGMWQDDQRQGTGVIVTQFGLYYEGAFNNNKMQGTGVLLSEDNTTYEGEFSEDWTLNGKGVLTMPNGDYFEGSFTGEWGSGLKVTGSFFKPNLYDSDGDKGRAVKLGRLAVRPEEKWRVVFEECWMRLGCEAPGQGENQRAWENIAVALTTSRRRHRDSPEMNLSRTQNRTLESLEFIPQQHVGPVTMEKYDSIRRYLIKACDTPLHPLGWLMETLVAVYRMTYVGVGANRRLLLQAVNEIMSYLARIFQLVRFLFPDLPEEGGAIPEPSSDPQDKKDSNCADTQLESPKPGRVVSSSALLLPVLLPRLYPPLFTLYALEKEREDDVYWECVLRLNKQPDVALLAFLGVQHKFWPVSVPVLGEKTEVVSSTKDACFASATETLQQISTTFTPSDKLQVIQLTFEEITKEVMSSLEDNFLWSMDDLFPVFLYVVLRARIRNLGSEVSLIEDLMDPCVQHGEHGIMFTTLKACYYQIQHEKTT